From one Perca flavescens isolate YP-PL-M2 chromosome 4, PFLA_1.0, whole genome shotgun sequence genomic stretch:
- the cd8a gene encoding T-cell surface glycoprotein CD8 alpha chain isoform X1, producing the protein MDQKWIQILVILVFCQKMTSGAGEERRVTEGAEVEIKCKPLDSGSMVIWFRVLDTSAMEFIGSFSNNGLLKSTTDSFQSTFSHSKMQQDILTLKSFNKAQDSGVYSCAALKGSILKFGETTRLVGEKAEVAVVEATQAAATTKQNLCTTATPCVCNNINGQGETSPQMFCTPIILGPLAGGCGLLLLLLIITTVYCNHIRTRRCPHHHKRKRRSGDLEKLKLDKRQV; encoded by the exons atggACCAAAAGTGGATTCAGATTCTGGTGATTCTGGTGTTTTGTCAAA AAATGACTTCAGGAGCTGGTGAAGAGAGACGTGTAACGGAAGGGGCTGAGGTTGAAATCAAATGTAAGCCTCTGGACAGTGGCAGCATGGTCATCTGGTTTCGAGTTCTGGACACATCTGCCATGGAATTCATTGGATCTTTCAGTAACAATGGTCTCCTAAAGTCAACCACAGACTCCTTCCAGTCTACCTTCAGTCATTCAAAGATGCAGCAAGATATCCTAACACTGAAGTCATTCAACAAAGCTCAGGACAGCGGCGTTTACAGCTGTGCGGCTCTCAAAGGCAGTATACTGAAATTTGGCGAAACAACCCGACTGGTTGGAG AAAAAGCTGAAGTTGCAGTAGTGGAAGCAACACAGGCCGCCGCCACCACCAAACAAAATCTATGCACAACTGCTACGCCATGTGTTTGTAACAACATTAACGGCCAAG GGGAAACCAGTCCTCAAATGTTTTGTACCCCAATCATACTGGGCCCACTGGCCGGCGGCTGTGGCCTTCTTCTTCTACTCCTCATCATCACCACCGTGTACTGCAACC ATATAAGGACACGGAGATGCCCACACCATCACAAACGAAa ACGACGGTCGGGGGATCTTGAAAAACTTAAACTGGACAAACGACAAGTTTAA
- the cd8a gene encoding T-cell surface glycoprotein CD8 alpha chain isoform X2: MIPFDTAEKKVTEMTSGAGEERRVTEGAEVEIKCKPLDSGSMVIWFRVLDTSAMEFIGSFSNNGLLKSTTDSFQSTFSHSKMQQDILTLKSFNKAQDSGVYSCAALKGSILKFGETTRLVGEKAEVAVVEATQAAATTKQNLCTTATPCVCNNINGQGETSPQMFCTPIILGPLAGGCGLLLLLLIITTVYCNHIRTRRCPHHHKRKRRSGDLEKLKLDKRQV, from the exons ATGATCCCATTTGACACAGCAGAGAAGAAGGTTACAG AAATGACTTCAGGAGCTGGTGAAGAGAGACGTGTAACGGAAGGGGCTGAGGTTGAAATCAAATGTAAGCCTCTGGACAGTGGCAGCATGGTCATCTGGTTTCGAGTTCTGGACACATCTGCCATGGAATTCATTGGATCTTTCAGTAACAATGGTCTCCTAAAGTCAACCACAGACTCCTTCCAGTCTACCTTCAGTCATTCAAAGATGCAGCAAGATATCCTAACACTGAAGTCATTCAACAAAGCTCAGGACAGCGGCGTTTACAGCTGTGCGGCTCTCAAAGGCAGTATACTGAAATTTGGCGAAACAACCCGACTGGTTGGAG AAAAAGCTGAAGTTGCAGTAGTGGAAGCAACACAGGCCGCCGCCACCACCAAACAAAATCTATGCACAACTGCTACGCCATGTGTTTGTAACAACATTAACGGCCAAG GGGAAACCAGTCCTCAAATGTTTTGTACCCCAATCATACTGGGCCCACTGGCCGGCGGCTGTGGCCTTCTTCTTCTACTCCTCATCATCACCACCGTGTACTGCAACC ATATAAGGACACGGAGATGCCCACACCATCACAAACGAAa ACGACGGTCGGGGGATCTTGAAAAACTTAAACTGGACAAACGACAAGTTTAA